In Candidatus Dormiibacterota bacterium, the following are encoded in one genomic region:
- a CDS encoding ABC transporter ATP-binding protein, with protein MGAVSSPGSGSTLAVSGITVRFAGLTALDDVSFSVEPGTVHALIGPNGAGKSTMFNVLSGVYRPASGSVSFGGVDLVGLAPHAIAGLGVARTFQNIALFPAATVEENLMLGRHHLTRAGFLGAGLRLPFATREDRRHRARVTEIAEFLGIGGLLRLPAGELSYGDQKRVEMARALCVEPAILLLDEPVAGMDAAETAQMATAIRDIREGLGISILLVEHDMGLVMTIADQVTVLDFGRRIADGPPVQVRSDPEVIRAYLGTGHDGAAAAAPPAAAAPAPPPAAPAPPPGALAPPGRDGRPGFNPNSYREPSLPASPPAAAPPAASPPPPAPPSPQGAPPAWAWNESEEPPS; from the coding sequence CTGGGTGCCGTGAGCAGCCCCGGGTCCGGCTCCACCCTCGCCGTCAGCGGCATCACCGTCCGCTTCGCCGGTCTGACCGCGCTCGACGACGTCTCGTTCTCGGTCGAGCCGGGCACGGTGCACGCCCTCATCGGGCCCAACGGCGCCGGGAAGTCGACGATGTTCAACGTTCTCTCCGGCGTCTACCGGCCCGCGTCGGGATCGGTGAGCTTCGGCGGCGTCGATCTGGTCGGGCTGGCCCCTCACGCCATCGCCGGCCTGGGGGTGGCGCGCACCTTCCAGAACATCGCCCTCTTCCCCGCCGCAACGGTGGAGGAGAACCTGATGCTGGGCCGCCACCACCTCACCCGCGCCGGCTTCCTCGGCGCCGGGCTGCGGCTGCCCTTCGCGACCCGCGAGGATCGCCGCCACCGCGCCCGGGTCACCGAGATCGCCGAGTTCCTCGGCATCGGCGGGCTGCTCCGGCTTCCCGCCGGCGAGCTCTCCTACGGCGACCAGAAGCGGGTGGAGATGGCCCGGGCGCTCTGCGTCGAGCCCGCCATCCTGCTGCTCGACGAGCCGGTCGCCGGCATGGACGCCGCCGAGACCGCACAGATGGCCACCGCCATCCGCGACATCCGCGAGGGGCTGGGGATCTCCATCCTGCTGGTCGAGCACGACATGGGCCTGGTCATGACCATCGCCGACCAGGTGACCGTGCTCGACTTCGGCCGGCGCATCGCCGACGGCCCGCCGGTGCAGGTGCGCTCCGACCCGGAGGTGATCCGCGCCTACCTCGGCACCGGCCACGACGGCGCCGCCGCGGCCGCCCCGCCCGCGGCGGCCGCCCCCGCACCGCCGCCGGCCGCCCCCGCGCCGCCGCCGGGGGCCCTCGCGCCGCCGGGCAGGGACGGGCGCCCCGGCTTCAACCCCAACTCCTACCGGGAGCCGTCGCTGCCGGCGTCCCCTCCCGCCGCCGCCCCACCAGCCGCCAGCCCCCCACCACCCGCGCCGCCGTCACCCCAGGGTGCGCCCCCGGCCTGGGCATGGAACGAGAGCGAGGAGCCGCCGTCGTGA
- a CDS encoding ABC transporter substrate-binding protein, with product MKPRVRTWRYVALATTGVLAIAACGSSGSSGGGASTPGIPTGPGVTSSKITLGVLTDLTGAFAALGKSVTQGATLFWQDQNKKGGVCGRTVELLTKDHGYNVQNAVALYTSMQPQVLAFQELLGSPMTAALLNSIASDTVLTQPVSWSSKLLTNPYIVLSGASYDLEMIDGLDWLMKNKGLKAGDKVGHIYLEGEYGEDGLLGTTTYAKANNLTVVSQKIQPTDKDMTAQVQAIKAAGAKFIMLTSTPTQAASAVSIAEAQGFDATFLGNNPTFVPTLLSGPAKTGLQKRFFLAASSSPFAGDAPGAKTVRDEYLAAYPQDTPNAGVDFGYGQAEIMYAVLNAACNAGSLERSALLKAFQKQSSIDTQGLIAPLDYSKPGQPPARQAYVLQPDSAAQGGLKVVQPLTAAPLAETYKCPCL from the coding sequence ATGAAGCCACGTGTACGCACCTGGAGATACGTTGCACTCGCCACCACCGGTGTGCTGGCGATTGCCGCCTGCGGCAGCAGTGGGAGCAGCGGCGGCGGCGCATCCACCCCCGGCATCCCCACCGGACCGGGGGTGACGTCGAGCAAGATCACCCTCGGCGTGCTGACCGATCTCACCGGCGCGTTCGCCGCACTCGGGAAGTCGGTCACGCAGGGCGCCACCCTCTTCTGGCAGGACCAGAACAAGAAGGGCGGCGTGTGCGGCCGCACCGTCGAGCTGCTCACCAAGGACCACGGGTACAACGTCCAGAACGCGGTCGCCCTCTACACCTCGATGCAGCCCCAGGTGCTGGCGTTCCAGGAGCTGCTGGGCTCGCCGATGACCGCGGCGCTGCTCAACAGCATCGCCAGCGACACCGTCCTCACCCAGCCGGTGTCGTGGTCGTCGAAGCTGCTCACCAACCCCTACATCGTCCTCAGCGGCGCCAGCTACGACCTCGAGATGATCGACGGCCTCGACTGGCTGATGAAGAACAAGGGCCTCAAGGCGGGTGACAAGGTCGGTCACATCTACCTCGAGGGCGAGTACGGCGAGGACGGCCTGCTCGGCACCACCACGTACGCGAAGGCCAACAACCTGACCGTCGTCTCCCAGAAGATCCAGCCCACCGACAAGGACATGACCGCCCAGGTCCAGGCGATCAAGGCGGCCGGGGCGAAGTTCATCATGCTGACGAGCACCCCGACCCAGGCGGCGTCCGCGGTCTCCATCGCGGAGGCCCAGGGATTCGACGCCACCTTCCTCGGCAACAACCCGACCTTCGTCCCCACCCTGCTGTCCGGGCCGGCGAAGACCGGGCTGCAGAAGCGCTTCTTCCTGGCGGCCTCGTCCTCGCCGTTCGCCGGCGACGCGCCGGGTGCGAAGACGGTCCGTGACGAGTACCTCGCCGCCTACCCGCAGGACACCCCCAACGCGGGCGTCGATTTCGGGTACGGGCAGGCCGAGATCATGTATGCGGTCCTCAACGCGGCCTGCAACGCCGGGTCGCTGGAGCGGTCGGCGCTGCTGAAGGCGTTCCAGAAGCAGAGCAGCATCGACACCCAGGGCCTGATCGCCCCGCTGGACTACTCGAAGCCCGGTCAGCCGCCGGCCCGCCAGGCCTACGTGCTCCAGCCGGACTCCGCCGCCCAGGGCGGTCTCAAGGTCGTGCAGCCCCTCACCGCCGCTCCGCTGGCGGAGACCTACAAGTGCCCCTGCCTCTGA
- a CDS encoding MaoC family dehydratase: protein MERFESPEAMRAAQGSHLGHSAWREITQDQVNRFADATGDHQWIHVDLERAAAGPFGGTIAHGFLTLSMLPEMIFELLQVDGVGMVINYGLNRVRFVTPVRVGSRIRAGAELTTVEEVKGGLQATVTVTFEIEGVDRPACVAESLMRFHV from the coding sequence ATGGAGCGGTTCGAGAGCCCGGAGGCGATGCGCGCGGCGCAGGGCAGCCACCTCGGTCACAGCGCCTGGCGCGAGATCACCCAGGACCAGGTGAACCGGTTCGCCGACGCCACCGGTGACCACCAATGGATCCACGTCGACCTCGAGCGCGCCGCGGCGGGCCCCTTCGGCGGCACCATCGCCCACGGCTTCCTCACCCTGTCGATGCTCCCCGAGATGATCTTCGAGCTGCTCCAGGTCGACGGCGTCGGGATGGTCATCAACTACGGGCTCAACCGGGTGCGCTTCGTGACCCCGGTGCGGGTCGGCTCCAGGATCCGCGCCGGCGCCGAGCTCACCACCGTCGAGGAGGTGAAGGGCGGCCTCCAGGCCACCGTCACCGTGACCTTCGAGATCGAGGGTGTCGACAGGCCCGCCTGCGTCGCCGAGTCGCTGATGCGCTTCCACGTGTAG
- a CDS encoding branched-chain amino acid ABC transporter permease produces MSEVAVSSLESAADAAVARSRSGLRTVVARIVVVALIALVPLVLGTIDTEGQDFWLQSGVFAFAAMIAALGLTLLVGGAGQLSLAHSFFVAVGAYAYTYLASATKGTGTTIASSIQGGFGLPTPIAMIGAVLIAGLAGLLFSPISSRLRGIYLGVASLGLVFVGLHIAFNAQKLSGGFNGRDVPDFNLFGFAFDSSPLSVLGVPFTRNSKLWYLGLAGTVVAYVYFVNVLKGRPGRALRCLRDSEVAASVLGVNVVRYKAYAFTLSSMYAGLGGGILALAYHHVVPDTFGLGLTVSFLAMIVIGGLGSPGGALVGALFVTALPLVLAKYSDSLPFLAPTGSGGVTAAVAAQFVYGAAVILLLVFEPGGVAALGRRLPRLASRLRRSPHPSTQKEAA; encoded by the coding sequence GTGTCTGAGGTCGCCGTCAGCAGCCTCGAGAGCGCCGCCGACGCCGCCGTCGCCAGGAGCCGCTCCGGCCTGCGGACGGTGGTGGCGCGGATCGTGGTGGTGGCGCTCATCGCCCTCGTTCCCCTGGTGCTGGGCACGATCGACACCGAGGGCCAGGACTTCTGGCTGCAGTCCGGGGTGTTCGCCTTCGCGGCGATGATCGCGGCGCTCGGGCTCACCCTGCTGGTGGGCGGCGCCGGGCAGCTGTCGCTGGCGCACTCGTTCTTCGTCGCCGTCGGAGCCTACGCGTACACCTACCTCGCCTCGGCGACCAAGGGCACCGGCACCACGATCGCGTCGTCGATCCAGGGCGGCTTCGGGCTGCCCACCCCGATCGCGATGATCGGCGCGGTGCTCATCGCCGGGCTCGCCGGCCTCCTCTTCAGCCCGATCTCGTCGCGGCTCCGCGGCATCTACCTGGGCGTCGCCTCACTGGGGCTGGTCTTCGTGGGCCTCCACATCGCCTTCAACGCGCAGAAGCTGAGCGGCGGCTTCAACGGCCGCGACGTGCCCGACTTCAACCTCTTCGGGTTCGCCTTCGACAGCTCGCCGCTGAGCGTCCTCGGGGTGCCCTTCACCCGCAACAGCAAGCTCTGGTACCTCGGCCTCGCCGGCACGGTGGTCGCCTACGTGTACTTCGTCAACGTGCTCAAGGGGCGGCCGGGACGGGCGCTGCGCTGCCTGCGCGACAGTGAGGTGGCCGCCTCGGTGCTGGGGGTCAACGTGGTGCGCTACAAGGCGTACGCCTTCACCCTCTCCTCGATGTACGCGGGCCTGGGCGGCGGCATCCTCGCGCTCGCGTACCACCACGTCGTGCCCGACACCTTCGGGCTGGGGCTGACGGTCTCGTTCCTGGCGATGATCGTCATCGGCGGGCTGGGGTCTCCGGGGGGCGCTCTGGTCGGCGCGCTGTTCGTCACCGCACTGCCGCTGGTCCTCGCGAAGTACAGTGACTCACTGCCCTTTCTCGCACCCACCGGCTCCGGCGGCGTGACTGCCGCGGTGGCCGCCCAGTTCGTCTACGGCGCCGCCGTCATCCTGCTGCTGGTGTTCGAGCCCGGCGGTGTGGCGGCACTCGGCCGGCGTCTGCCACGGCTTGCATCCAGACTTCGGCGATCCCCCCATCCATCCACCCAGAAGGAGGCAGCATGA
- a CDS encoding branched-chain amino acid ABC transporter permease — MKDFVQFVFNGLSLGSIYALLALGFVIIFKATEVVNFAHGSILALGAYSISRFSYTNHLNFYLAVLLGVAIAGVLAFVIERGLVRTMAGRSVIAVSIMTIGVDLIVRTETTRRIGVDVLTLGDPWRDGIVHFAGLTVPTARVWAIGTALVILAAFFAWFKFSSFGVAMRASAEDPETASLMGIRLGRISSVAWVLAGALAAVAGVFLTAFPSAGLDASTGDVALRAFPAAILGGLDSTGGAVVGGLMIGVAEVLTAGYQSNLTFLGRGFDQVMPYVVMVAVLLVRPTGLFGTREATRV; from the coding sequence GTGAAGGACTTCGTCCAGTTCGTGTTCAACGGCCTGTCGCTGGGCTCGATCTATGCGCTGCTCGCCCTCGGGTTCGTGATCATCTTCAAGGCCACCGAGGTGGTGAACTTCGCCCACGGCAGCATCCTCGCCCTGGGCGCGTACTCGATCTCGCGCTTCAGCTACACCAACCACCTCAACTTCTACCTGGCGGTGCTGCTCGGCGTCGCCATCGCCGGGGTGCTCGCGTTCGTCATCGAGCGCGGCCTGGTGCGCACCATGGCGGGGCGGTCGGTGATCGCGGTGAGCATCATGACCATCGGCGTCGACCTGATCGTCCGCACCGAGACCACCCGCCGCATCGGCGTCGACGTGCTGACCCTGGGCGATCCCTGGCGCGACGGCATCGTCCACTTCGCCGGGCTGACCGTGCCGACGGCGCGGGTCTGGGCGATCGGCACCGCGCTGGTGATCCTCGCCGCCTTCTTCGCCTGGTTCAAGTTCTCCTCGTTCGGGGTCGCCATGCGCGCCTCCGCCGAGGACCCCGAGACCGCATCGCTGATGGGAATCCGGCTGGGCCGGATCTCGTCGGTGGCCTGGGTTCTCGCCGGCGCCCTCGCCGCGGTCGCGGGAGTCTTCCTCACCGCCTTCCCCAGCGCCGGGCTGGACGCCAGCACCGGGGACGTGGCGCTGCGCGCCTTCCCCGCCGCGATCCTCGGCGGCCTCGACTCCACCGGTGGCGCGGTGGTCGGCGGGCTGATGATCGGGGTCGCCGAGGTGCTCACCGCCGGCTACCAGTCGAACCTCACCTTCCTGGGGCGCGGCTTCGACCAGGTGATGCCCTACGTCGTGATGGTGGCGGTGCTCCTGGTGCGGCCCACCGGGCTCTTCGGCACTCGGGAGGCCACCCGTGTCTGA
- a CDS encoding ABC transporter ATP-binding protein, which yields MLTVRELRVTYGGVVQALRGVSLSVAEGEVVAVLGSNGAGKSTLLRAISSTLRMCGGHIAEGSLEFEGRRLNGLPPAEVVDGGIVQVPEGRRIFTRLTVDENLRAGGYSVRDRKQLGNARRRVVELFPILQERAEQRAGLLSGGEQQMLAIGRALMSSPRLLLLDEPSLGLAPLVVGRIGEIIAQINRQGTTVLLVEQNTTMALEVAARAVVLDLGQVSLTGTAAELSASTEVRDLYLGHGGERAVAEAASGTTARRRLGTWVP from the coding sequence ATGCTGACCGTACGCGAGTTGAGGGTGACCTACGGGGGGGTGGTGCAGGCCCTCCGTGGCGTTTCTCTGTCGGTCGCCGAGGGCGAGGTGGTCGCGGTGCTCGGCAGCAACGGCGCGGGCAAGTCCACGCTGCTGCGGGCGATCTCGTCGACGCTGCGGATGTGCGGCGGGCACATCGCCGAGGGCAGCCTGGAGTTCGAGGGCCGGCGGCTCAACGGGCTGCCCCCGGCCGAGGTGGTCGACGGCGGGATCGTCCAGGTGCCCGAGGGCCGGCGGATCTTCACCCGGCTCACCGTCGACGAGAACCTCCGCGCCGGGGGATACAGCGTCCGTGACCGCAAGCAGCTCGGCAACGCGCGCCGCCGCGTCGTCGAGCTCTTCCCGATCCTCCAGGAGCGCGCCGAGCAGCGCGCCGGGCTGCTCTCCGGAGGCGAGCAGCAGATGCTCGCGATCGGCCGAGCGCTGATGTCCTCGCCGCGGCTGCTGCTGCTCGACGAGCCGTCGCTCGGGCTGGCGCCGCTGGTGGTGGGGCGGATCGGCGAGATCATCGCCCAGATCAACCGCCAGGGAACCACGGTGCTGCTCGTCGAGCAGAACACGACGATGGCGCTGGAGGTGGCCGCGCGGGCGGTGGTGCTCGACCTCGGGCAGGTCTCGCTCACCGGCACCGCCGCCGAGCTGTCGGCGAGCACCGAGGTGCGCGACCTGTACCTCGGCCACGGCGGTGAGCGGGCCGTGGCCGAGGCGGCGTCCGGCACCACCGCGCGTCGCCGGCTGGGGACCTGGGTGCCGTGA